The Prochlorococcus marinus str. MIT 9301 genome segment TAAATTACATTTATCTTTAATTTAATTATTTTTGAGCCATTCAAATATTTTTGGATCAAATTTTTTATTTTTGATGGCTTTATCTCCAATTACGACGGATTTATACCCTAAAGATTTGTAATTTTTTAAATCATTGATTGATAGTCCTCCAGCAGCAATGAAATCAATATTTTTATACTTGAGTATATCTATCGAATTATCTTTACTTTTTATTGGGTAAATTTTGATAATGTTGCAATTTAAATTTGTCGCGTCCTTAAGATCCTTTAAATTATTAATTCCAGGAATTAGTAAATAATTTTTTGACTGTGCATAATTGAAAAGATCTTTATCCCAAAATTTCATCATCGAAAAATTTAATCCAATTTTTAAAGAATCTTCTATTGATTGCTTATTAACTATCGATGCAGAACCTAAATTAACTCTTGGATATTTAGTTTTGATATCGGATAACAAATCTAACCAATTTTTGTTGTTGGACCAACTTATTTCAATATTCTTTAATCCTAATTTTACTAAGCTTTCTAATTCTTCAAAAAATGAATTTCTTATAGAGGTATTTGAGTAAATATTATCGTCAGGTTTTA includes the following:
- a CDS encoding bifunctional 4-hydroxy-2-oxoglutarate aldolase/2-dehydro-3-deoxy-phosphogluconate aldolase; the encoded protein is MNIREDSFCYLSLKESFFLLIKPDDNIYSNTSIRNSFFEELESLVKLGLKNIEISWSNNKNWLDLLSDIKTKYPRVNLGSASIVNKQSIEDSLKIGLNFSMMKFWDKDLFNYAQSKNYLLIPGINNLKDLKDATNLNCNIIKIYPIKSKDNSIDILKYKNIDFIAAGGLSINDLKNYKSLGYKSVVIGDKAIKNKKFDPKIFEWLKNN